A part of Lacinutrix sp. 5H-3-7-4 genomic DNA contains:
- a CDS encoding T9SS type B sorting domain-containing protein, translated as MKRIITLITIFISINCFAQDVLMQNGTVSQCSGSFLDSGGASNYSSNEDFVLTICSPTPGEAVVLDFITFGTQGGSDIMTIYDGDDTTAPVIGSYSGGGATNFPGTIVTSTANTSGCLTIHFVSDGGGNTIGWEAAIECVVPCQDITASIDSTDPVATAGVIAVLPGEVVTFNGSGTFSGDSTNATYTWDFGDGTPTETGLNVTHAYGVAGSYTVTFTVDDDNTLDCADTDTITINVLNSDVCIAAQPICSDIVNVPSQTGPNNAEAGIDYGCLGSQPDPIWYFLQTGDVAGDLDFTLTQFDGPNQTGGGNDVDFIIWGPFTEPQCGASNLNSTTQVDCSFSGSATEQIFVPNAPANSFYMLLVTNYSQDDGYINLVPNPGSIDTNCDIICQVDLGDDQSICSGDSYTITPSFNGAFNTFEWQLDGVTIPGETSSTITVNQSGTYTLLADGTDAAFGDPCSAQDDIVISFQDDFTASVTPVSATVCTGGDAVFTITGDATNIVDYNINGGGTLQTTLDASGESTITVTGVTTDQVITLESVSDASASCSAPLTESATVTIGTSPSVTLSSNNVTCSGGDAIFTITGDSGNIVDYNINSGATEQVTIDGTGEGIVTITNVTTDQTITLITVTNPTTSCSSTLTDTNTVTIEADPVITGLTTNTDICSGDDAIFTISGTPNDIIDYNINGGATEQVTVDASGNAIVTLTGVTANQTITLEQITSAATSCTAPLADTDTVIVNPSPTATVASNTDICSGDDAIFTITGTTASVVNYNINGGGTLQTTLDASGESIITIIGATTNQVLTLESIVDSSTTCNAILTESTTVVVNPNPTVVLSSNTAVCNGDDAVFTISGDAGDIVDYNINSGATEQVAIDATGEAIVTIIGVTSSQTITLESVINPTTSCSSILSDTNTVTIEPSPFVTGLTTNTDICSGDDAIFTITGTPNDIIDYNINGGATEQVTVDASGDAIVTIIGAVANQIITLEQVTSATTSCSSVLTDTATIIVNPNPMATVTSNIAICPGDDAVFTISGVAGDTVDYNINGGATTQTVLDASGESIITVFAPAVDQELQLEEVLDSNTSCVGVLTESDTVVVNPLPTVVTPTPLEVCDDATPDGITAIDLTLKNQEISGGNPAYTVSYYFTPLDAINATNPLAIPYTNQTPNMQTVYVRVEDANTGCFDTTSLELVVEQAPVAFTPAALEYCDPDSDGFGEFMLSDTEAEITAGAPGLTVTYHETMADAMNNVNALSSPYNNIVANMQTIYVRVESSTIATDCASFVELVLIVNPTPQITDPTALEVCDDDADGFATFNLPSKDAEILNLLDTDPTNDLDPTQYTVTYYITPGDAMAGTNPIATPNAYVNTSNPQIVHVRVEDTANDCFTNTTLELIVNPLPVLVQPDPLALCDVNNPGDEVEAFTLEDANAQILNGQTGITLTYFDTQAGADTNDAAAQIFSPYTNTVNPQTVYVRAENDNTGCVSTITLDLRVNPLPSPVAMPAAIEECDDDNDGFASFDLDAQSAIITNGEPDITISYYETQDDAMNMVNPLVSPYNNIVANIQTIYVLAENDNTGCFTIVEMPLIVQPAPVVPLDIEDYIICDDDDDGFNQFDFDAVITPQIFTAGQTVADFTLTYHTTQANADSGNNPIINTSNYTNNSNPQTIYIRLESNTNGCVTTGEFIIRVEFPPVLDPNYDNELAQCDDLDANYMEANDGFTSFDLTVEDSEIVNGNNSWVVTYYETMADAQGDVNAIADPTNYTNTMNGPQTLYVRVTDNDTGCFSFTTVTLRVLPNPSPTPDPEDLIVCDDTNAGDLIEVFDLTQNEIAIINGELNVTASYYTSQDDAITGNNAIADPTMHTNEDPNNPGTGITPQTIYVRLTNGDDNTGLNGTGCYSLVSFDVIVNPLPTVTPVDDYIICELFNDGMADFDLDGTMTAAILNGQDPSIFTVSYHETQAEADAAINGLNSPYTNITNPQTIYVNITNTITGCDVATLNFNIEVQEAAQANPDGVAIVYEQCDDNMEFDGDPSNDTVQFNLETQNPFVLDGQDANNYTVSYYENQADADAGTNPLPFLYENTSNPQVIIVRVDNDTMIVTPISLDLSSLTTGLDVDSDGNIDTIDTNGDGVFDIVDINGDGIAEGFDSDADGIIDYIDLDGDGNGDLVDLNNDGVVDNGQDSSICYETAEVTLQVNPLPAFDLDDSYLLCINTNGTEVVNSPLVDTGLDASLYSFEWSYEGNVMAGETGPSIMPTEGGNYSVIVTDTSTSANTMCMSSDSTVVDVSEPPVISYELLTAAFADQHDVQVTASGSTATSIAVYEFSLNGGAWQLGTANADGSYSHTFTNIPAGGIVVTARDVNGCGEVSEEIMVLDYPVYFTPNGDGYNETWNIYSISNYPDAKIYIFDRFGKLLKQISPLGDGWNGTYNGNPMPTSDYWFTVEYTDTATNTKKHFRAHFTLKR; from the coding sequence ATGAAACGTATTATTACCCTTATAACAATTTTTATTTCAATTAATTGTTTTGCTCAAGATGTCTTGATGCAAAACGGTACAGTTAGTCAATGCTCTGGTTCTTTTTTAGATTCTGGAGGAGCCTCAAATTATTCTAGTAACGAAGATTTTGTACTTACAATTTGTTCTCCTACACCAGGTGAAGCTGTAGTATTAGACTTTATTACATTTGGTACTCAAGGAGGATCAGATATTATGACAATTTATGATGGAGATGACACTACAGCACCTGTAATAGGAAGTTATTCTGGAGGTGGAGCTACAAACTTTCCAGGAACTATTGTGACATCTACAGCAAATACTTCAGGCTGTTTAACAATTCACTTTGTAAGTGATGGAGGAGGAAATACAATTGGTTGGGAAGCTGCAATAGAATGTGTTGTACCTTGTCAAGATATTACAGCATCTATAGATAGTACAGATCCTGTAGCAACAGCTGGTGTTATAGCAGTGTTACCTGGAGAAGTAGTTACTTTTAATGGAAGTGGTACATTTTCTGGAGATAGTACTAATGCAACTTACACATGGGATTTTGGAGATGGAACACCTACTGAAACAGGTTTAAATGTAACACATGCTTATGGTGTGGCAGGAAGTTATACTGTAACATTTACAGTAGATGATGATAATACTTTAGACTGTGCAGATACAGATACGATTACAATAAATGTTTTAAATTCTGATGTTTGTATTGCCGCACAACCTATATGTTCAGATATTGTAAATGTACCTTCTCAAACAGGTCCAAATAATGCTGAGGCAGGAATAGATTATGGATGTTTAGGGTCTCAACCAGATCCAATATGGTATTTTTTACAAACGGGTGATGTAGCTGGAGATTTAGATTTCACTTTAACACAATTTGATGGTCCTAATCAAACAGGTGGTGGAAATGATGTCGATTTCATAATTTGGGGACCTTTTACAGAGCCTCAATGTGGTGCTTCAAACTTAAACTCTACAACTCAAGTAGATTGTAGTTTTTCTGGTTCTGCTACAGAACAGATTTTTGTTCCAAATGCACCAGCGAACTCATTTTATATGCTTTTAGTAACAAATTATAGTCAAGATGATGGTTATATTAATTTAGTCCCTAATCCGGGATCAATAGATACTAATTGTGATATTATTTGTCAAGTAGATTTAGGAGATGACCAATCTATATGTTCTGGAGATTCTTATACAATTACACCTTCGTTTAATGGAGCTTTCAATACATTTGAATGGCAATTAGATGGTGTAACAATACCAGGAGAAACTAGTTCTACTATAACAGTAAATCAATCAGGAACTTATACGTTGTTAGCAGATGGTACAGATGCTGCTTTTGGAGATCCTTGTAGTGCTCAAGATGATATTGTAATTTCATTTCAAGATGATTTTACTGCTAGTGTGACACCTGTTAGTGCAACTGTTTGTACAGGAGGTGACGCAGTGTTTACAATAACAGGAGATGCTACTAATATTGTAGATTATAACATAAATGGAGGAGGAACTTTACAAACAACTCTTGATGCTTCTGGAGAATCTACTATTACTGTTACGGGTGTAACTACAGACCAGGTTATAACTTTAGAATCAGTTTCAGACGCATCTGCATCATGTAGTGCGCCATTAACAGAATCTGCTACAGTAACTATAGGAACAAGTCCATCTGTGACTTTATCTAGTAATAACGTAACATGTTCTGGAGGAGATGCTATTTTTACTATTACTGGAGATTCTGGTAATATAGTAGATTATAATATTAATTCAGGAGCAACAGAACAAGTAACTATTGATGGTACAGGAGAAGGAATTGTAACAATTACAAATGTAACTACAGATCAAACAATAACATTAATAACTGTAACAAACCCAACTACATCTTGTTCAAGTACTTTAACAGATACTAATACCGTAACTATAGAAGCAGATCCAGTTATAACAGGATTAACAACAAATACAGATATATGTTCAGGAGACGATGCAATATTTACTATCTCTGGAACACCTAATGATATTATAGATTATAATATAAATGGAGGAGCTACAGAACAGGTAACAGTTGACGCATCTGGTAATGCCATTGTTACTTTAACAGGAGTTACAGCAAATCAAACCATAACTTTAGAACAAATTACAAGTGCCGCAACATCATGTACTGCACCATTAGCAGATACAGATACCGTTATTGTTAATCCAAGTCCGACAGCTACAGTAGCAAGTAATACAGATATATGTTCTGGAGATGATGCTATTTTTACAATTACAGGAACAACAGCAAGTGTAGTTAATTATAATATAAACGGAGGAGGAACATTGCAAACTACACTTGATGCTTCGGGAGAGTCAATTATTACTATAATTGGAGCAACTACTAATCAAGTATTGACATTAGAATCTATTGTAGATTCTAGTACTACATGTAATGCTATCCTTACTGAGTCTACAACAGTTGTTGTTAATCCTAATCCTACAGTAGTTTTAAGTAGTAATACGGCTGTTTGTAATGGAGATGATGCTGTTTTTACTATTTCAGGAGACGCTGGAGATATAGTAGATTATAATATTAACTCTGGAGCTACAGAACAAGTAGCTATTGACGCAACAGGAGAAGCTATAGTAACTATAATAGGAGTTACCTCAAGCCAAACAATTACTTTAGAATCAGTAATTAATCCTACAACTTCTTGTTCTAGTATTTTATCAGACACTAATACGGTAACAATAGAGCCTAGTCCTTTTGTAACAGGATTAACAACAAATACAGATATTTGTTCAGGAGACGATGCAATATTTACAATAACAGGAACTCCAAACGATATTATAGATTATAATATTAATGGAGGAGCAACAGAGCAAGTTACAGTTGACGCATCTGGAGATGCTATTGTAACAATAATTGGAGCTGTTGCTAATCAAATAATTACTTTAGAACAAGTAACAAGTGCTACAACGTCATGTTCTAGTGTGCTTACAGATACAGCAACAATTATAGTTAATCCAAACCCAATGGCGACTGTTACAAGTAATATAGCTATATGTCCAGGAGATGATGCTGTTTTTACTATTTCAGGTGTAGCAGGTGATACAGTAGATTATAATATTAATGGAGGCGCTACTACTCAAACAGTATTAGATGCATCAGGAGAGTCTATTATTACAGTTTTTGCTCCTGCAGTAGATCAAGAATTGCAGTTAGAAGAAGTGCTTGATTCCAACACTTCATGTGTAGGTGTTTTAACAGAATCAGACACTGTGGTTGTCAACCCACTACCAACAGTAGTAACACCAACACCTTTAGAAGTATGTGATGATGCGACACCAGATGGAATAACAGCAATAGATTTAACATTAAAAAATCAAGAGATATCAGGCGGAAATCCAGCCTATACAGTAAGCTATTATTTTACACCATTAGACGCAATAAATGCAACCAATCCATTAGCCATACCTTATACCAACCAAACACCAAATATGCAAACGGTATATGTTCGAGTAGAAGATGCAAACACGGGATGTTTTGATACAACGAGTTTAGAATTAGTAGTTGAGCAAGCACCAGTAGCCTTTACACCAGCAGCTTTAGAATACTGTGATCCAGACAGTGATGGGTTTGGAGAGTTTATGCTATCAGATACCGAAGCAGAAATCACAGCAGGCGCACCAGGACTAACAGTCACTTACCATGAAACGATGGCCGATGCTATGAATAATGTTAATGCCTTATCAAGTCCTTACAATAACATTGTAGCAAACATGCAAACAATTTATGTACGAGTAGAAAGCTCTACCATAGCAACAGACTGTGCGAGTTTTGTAGAACTTGTATTAATAGTCAACCCAACACCACAAATAACCGATCCAACAGCGTTAGAAGTTTGTGATGATGATGCCGATGGTTTTGCTACATTTAATTTACCAAGTAAAGATGCCGAGATTCTAAATTTATTAGATACCGATCCAACAAACGATTTAGATCCAACGCAATACACAGTAACATATTATATAACACCAGGCGATGCTATGGCAGGTACAAACCCAATAGCAACACCAAACGCTTATGTTAATACTAGTAACCCGCAAATAGTACATGTACGAGTAGAAGACACAGCTAATGATTGTTTTACAAACACGACATTAGAGCTTATAGTTAACCCATTACCAGTACTTGTGCAACCAGATCCTTTAGCCTTGTGTGATGTTAATAATCCAGGAGATGAAGTAGAAGCCTTCACTTTAGAAGATGCAAATGCACAAATACTAAACGGTCAAACGGGTATAACACTAACATACTTTGATACACAAGCAGGAGCCGATACTAATGATGCAGCCGCACAAATATTCAGTCCATATACCAATACGGTAAACCCACAAACAGTATATGTACGAGCAGAAAATGATAACACAGGCTGTGTAAGCACGATCACATTAGACCTTCGTGTCAATCCATTACCATCACCAGTTGCAATGCCAGCAGCTATTGAAGAATGTGATGATGATAATGATGGTTTTGCAAGTTTCGATTTAGACGCCCAAAGTGCTATAATCACCAATGGAGAGCCAGATATCACTATTAGTTACTATGAGACGCAAGATGATGCTATGAATATGGTAAACCCATTAGTGAGTCCATACAATAATATTGTAGCCAATATACAAACCATTTATGTTTTAGCAGAAAATGATAACACAGGCTGTTTTACAATAGTCGAAATGCCATTAATTGTACAACCAGCACCAGTAGTACCATTAGATATCGAGGACTATATTATTTGTGATGACGATGATGATGGATTCAATCAATTTGATTTTGATGCAGTAATCACACCACAAATCTTTACAGCAGGACAAACAGTGGCAGATTTCACACTAACGTATCACACAACACAAGCTAATGCCGATTCAGGAAACAACCCAATTATTAATACCAGTAACTATACAAATAACTCTAACCCACAAACCATTTACATTCGATTAGAGAGTAATACTAATGGATGTGTTACTACAGGAGAATTTATAATACGTGTAGAGTTTCCACCAGTATTAGATCCAAACTACGATAATGAGTTAGCACAATGTGATGATTTAGACGCTAACTATATGGAAGCCAATGACGGTTTCACTTCTTTTGATTTAACAGTAGAAGATTCAGAAATAGTAAATGGCAACAACAGTTGGGTTGTAACCTATTATGAAACAATGGCAGATGCTCAAGGCGATGTAAATGCAATAGCAGACCCAACCAACTATACCAATACCATGAATGGTCCACAAACACTTTATGTACGTGTGACCGATAACGATACAGGGTGTTTTTCATTTACAACAGTGACATTACGAGTACTTCCAAACCCATCACCAACACCAGATCCAGAAGATTTGATAGTGTGTGATGATACCAACGCAGGTGATTTAATAGAAGTTTTCGATTTAACACAAAATGAAATAGCAATTATTAATGGAGAATTAAATGTAACGGCAAGTTACTACACCAGTCAAGACGATGCCATTACAGGAAACAATGCAATAGCAGACCCAACAATGCATACTAATGAAGATCCAAACAATCCAGGAACAGGTATAACACCACAAACCATTTATGTACGTCTAACCAATGGCGATGATAACACAGGATTAAACGGTACAGGATGTTACAGTTTAGTAAGTTTTGATGTTATTGTAAACCCATTACCAACAGTAACACCAGTAGACGATTATATTATTTGTGAGCTGTTTAATGATGGTATGGCCGATTTTGATTTAGACGGCACGATGACAGCAGCAATATTAAACGGTCAAGACCCGTCAATATTCACTGTAAGTTATCATGAAACACAGGCAGAAGCAGATGCAGCCATCAATGGATTAAACAGTCCGTATACCAATATTACCAATCCACAAACCATATATGTAAACATCACCAATACTATTACAGGCTGTGATGTAGCGACACTAAACTTTAATATAGAAGTACAAGAAGCAGCACAAGCCAATCCAGATGGAGTAGCAATAGTATATGAGCAATGTGATGACAATATGGAGTTTGATGGCGACCCAAGTAACGATACAGTACAGTTTAATTTAGAAACACAAAACCCATTTGTTTTAGATGGACAAGACGCTAATAACTACACTGTAAGTTACTATGAAAATCAAGCAGATGCAGATGCAGGTACAAACCCATTACCATTTTTATACGAAAACACTAGTAATCCACAAGTAATTATTGTTCGTGTAGATAATGATACCATGATAGTAACACCAATAAGTTTAGACCTAAGCAGTTTAACAACAGGATTAGATGTTGATAGTGATGGAAATATAGATACAATAGATACCAATGGCGATGGCGTGTTCGATATAGTAGATATCAATGGCGATGGCATAGCAGAAGGATTTGATAGTGATGCCGATGGTATTATAGATTATATAGATTTAGATGGCGATGGCAATGGTGATTTAGTAGACCTAAATAACGATGGCGTTGTAGATAATGGTCAAGACAGTTCAATATGTTATGAAACCGCTGAAGTTACTCTACAAGTCAACCCGTTACCAGCCTTTGATTTAGACGATAGTTACCTACTATGTATCAATACTAATGGTACAGAAGTAGTAAACTCACCACTAGTAGATACAGGTTTAGATGCTTCATTATATAGTTTTGAATGGAGCTATGAAGGCAATGTTATGGCAGGAGAAACAGGACCATCAATCATGCCAACCGAAGGCGGAAACTATAGTGTAATAGTAACAGATACCTCTACAAGTGCAAATACAATGTGTATGAGTAGTGATAGTACAGTAGTAGATGTAAGCGAACCACCAGTAATTAGTTACGAGCTATTAACAGCAGCCTTTGCAGACCAACACGATGTGCAAGTAACAGCAAGTGGAAGCACAGCAACTTCAATAGCCGTGTATGAATTTAGTTTAAACGGTGGTGCTTGGCAATTAGGAACAGCAAATGCAGATGGAAGTTACAGTCACACCTTTACCAACATACCAGCAGGCGGTATAGTTGTAACAGCAAGAGATGTTAATGGTTGTGGAGAAGTAAGTGAAGAAATCATGGTACTAGACTACCCAGTTTACTTTACACCAAATGGCGATGGTTATAACGAAACATGGAATATATATAGCATCTCAAATTACCCAGATGCTAAGATTTACATCTTTGATCGTTTTGGAAAACTATTAAAACAAATAAGTCCATTAGGTGATGGTTGGAACGGAACTTACAATGGTAACCCAATGCCAACAAGTGACTACTGGTTTACAGTAGAATATACAGACACAGCAACAAATACTAAAAAGCACTTTAGAGCACACTTTACATTAAAGCGTTAA
- the folE gene encoding GTP cyclohydrolase I FolE, with translation MKVENTTNDYDELGENHVGTSSDTPMKSDAFKLTDKEKIDRIQNDVRNIMETLGLDLTDDSLSGTPKRVAKMFVNEIFGGLNPDKKPNASTFDNKYKYGEMLVEKNITLYSTCEHHLLPIVGKAHIAYISNGNVVGLSKMNRIVDYFAKRPQVQERLTIQVVKELQKVLNTEDVACVIDAKHLCVNSRGIRDIESSTVTSEFGGQFKNKETKREFLDYISLETKF, from the coding sequence ATGAAGGTTGAAAACACAACAAATGACTATGACGAATTAGGAGAAAACCACGTTGGCACTTCTTCTGATACTCCCATGAAATCTGACGCTTTTAAGCTAACAGACAAAGAGAAAATAGACCGTATTCAAAATGATGTTCGTAACATCATGGAAACACTAGGTTTAGATTTAACAGACGATAGTTTGAGTGGTACACCAAAACGTGTTGCAAAAATGTTTGTAAACGAAATATTTGGTGGTTTAAATCCAGACAAAAAACCAAATGCTTCTACTTTTGATAACAAGTATAAGTATGGTGAAATGCTGGTAGAAAAAAACATTACACTTTACTCTACCTGCGAACACCACCTATTACCAATAGTTGGTAAAGCACATATAGCTTACATTTCTAATGGTAATGTCGTTGGTTTATCTAAAATGAATCGTATTGTAGACTATTTTGCAAAACGCCCACAAGTACAAGAACGTTTAACAATACAAGTTGTAAAAGAACTTCAAAAAGTTTTAAACACAGAAGATGTTGCCTGTGTAATAGATGCTAAACACCTATGCGTAAATTCAAGAGGTATTCGTGATATTGAAAGTAGCACGGTAACTTCAGAATTTGGTGGTCAATTTAAAAACAAAGAAACCAAACGTGAGTTTTTAGATTACATTAGCTTAGAGACTAAATTTTAA